In Bacteroidales bacterium, a genomic segment contains:
- the galE gene encoding UDP-glucose 4-epimerase GalE, translated as MKKILITGGAGFIGSHTSVLMINEGHDIVILDNFSNSDVKVYDRIKAITGKMPQKAVIDICNKEQLDQFWSKNRDIDSVIHFAASKAVGESVKQPLKYYANNIGGILSVLEIGLKYGLKNFVFSSSATVYGQPDVLPVTEQSPLVKAESPYGNTKKICEDILSDVVKSDAKLKVMSLRYFNPIGAHPSGLLGELPRGVPNNLVPYITQTAAGIRKELRIFGNDYNTPDGTCIRDFIDINDLADAHLCALKYLDSKPDKPVYEALNIGTGRGTTVLELVETFVNATGVNLNYSFAERRAGDIEKIWADSTLANKTLGWKANTPLAETLRNAWKWEKNIQ; from the coding sequence ATGAAGAAAATATTGATTACCGGAGGAGCAGGATTTATCGGGTCGCACACCTCGGTTTTAATGATAAACGAAGGTCATGATATTGTTATCCTTGATAATTTTTCCAACAGTGACGTAAAAGTTTACGACAGAATCAAGGCTATCACTGGGAAAATGCCACAAAAAGCAGTTATTGATATTTGCAATAAAGAGCAGCTTGATCAATTTTGGTCTAAAAATCGCGATATCGATTCGGTAATACATTTTGCAGCCAGCAAAGCTGTTGGAGAGTCGGTTAAGCAACCCCTTAAATATTACGCTAATAATATTGGCGGCATTTTAAGTGTTCTTGAAATAGGATTGAAGTATGGTTTAAAAAACTTCGTGTTTTCTTCATCTGCTACTGTTTATGGGCAACCAGATGTTTTGCCCGTTACTGAGCAAAGCCCGTTAGTTAAAGCTGAATCTCCCTACGGAAACACAAAAAAGATATGTGAAGACATTCTTAGTGATGTAGTTAAAAGTGACGCCAAACTGAAAGTTATGTCGTTGCGGTACTTTAATCCAATTGGTGCACACCCTTCTGGATTGCTTGGTGAGCTGCCACGAGGTGTGCCAAACAATCTAGTGCCATATATTACGCAAACTGCGGCGGGTATTAGAAAGGAACTTCGAATTTTCGGTAACGATTACAACACCCCCGATGGTACTTGCATTCGTGACTTTATTGATATTAACGATTTAGCCGATGCTCACTTGTGCGCATTGAAATATCTTGACAGTAAGCCAGATAAGCCTGTTTATGAGGCTCTTAACATTGGAACAGGTCGGGGAACGACTGTTTTGGAACTTGTTGAAACTTTTGTAAATGCGACAGGTGTAAATCTAAACTATTCGTTCGCAGAGCGTCGTGCAGGCGATATTGAGAAAATTTGGGCAGACTCAACGTTGGCAAACAAAACGTTAGGGTGGAAAGCAAACACCCCATTGGCAGAAACCCTAAGAAATGCTTGGAAATGGGAAAAGAATATTCAATGA
- a CDS encoding DUF2851 family protein, whose translation MDEKILQHIWQYGLYDRQAMKTADGQDIQVASPGMQNSDSGPDFIDARIKIGETVWAGCVEVHCKSSDWNSHKHSEDPAYNNVILHVVYENNADIITQSGYKVPTFEMKFHPKISSNYRELYESRRWIPCESSFSTVETLFLNIWIEALSVERMERKYNDILSILEDTKNDFNELFYRLLCKNLGFKVNAMPFERLAQSLPLSIVKKISDNQVSLEALLFGQAGFLDNNENETDDYMALLIKEYEFLKHKYNLKSLNYSEWKFFRIRPTNFPTVRIAQLAALFNKSTDFIGLLIDTEDVQELFKYFKQPVSEYWQNHYNFGKPAKRKISEIGDQSIEGIIINTVSPFLFAYGMFNGAEYLKIKSIEWLEQISPENNSIIEKWRELGAEITNARQSQAYLELKNSYCDKKRCLECRIGCRLVAEI comes from the coding sequence ATGGACGAGAAGATTTTGCAACATATTTGGCAATACGGATTATACGACAGACAGGCGATGAAAACCGCTGATGGTCAGGATATTCAAGTTGCATCTCCAGGAATGCAAAACAGCGATTCAGGTCCCGATTTTATTGATGCTCGAATAAAAATAGGCGAAACGGTGTGGGCTGGATGTGTTGAGGTGCATTGTAAATCGTCCGATTGGAATAGTCACAAACACTCCGAAGACCCCGCATACAACAACGTTATTTTGCACGTGGTGTATGAGAATAACGCTGATATAATAACTCAAAGTGGATATAAGGTACCAACGTTTGAAATGAAGTTTCATCCCAAAATTTCGAGTAACTACCGCGAATTGTACGAAAGCCGGCGTTGGATTCCGTGTGAATCGAGCTTTAGCACGGTAGAAACTCTATTTTTAAATATCTGGATAGAGGCACTATCAGTTGAAAGAATGGAGCGCAAATACAACGATATTCTATCAATATTAGAAGATACAAAAAACGATTTTAACGAGTTGTTTTACAGACTACTATGCAAAAACTTAGGATTTAAGGTTAATGCAATGCCATTTGAAAGACTGGCGCAATCGCTACCTTTATCAATTGTCAAAAAAATATCTGACAATCAAGTATCGCTAGAAGCTCTTTTGTTCGGTCAAGCTGGTTTTTTAGATAATAACGAAAACGAGACTGATGATTACATGGCATTGTTAATAAAGGAATATGAGTTTTTAAAGCATAAATACAACTTAAAATCGTTGAACTATTCCGAATGGAAGTTTTTTAGAATTAGACCAACAAATTTTCCTACAGTTCGTATAGCTCAACTTGCAGCACTTTTTAACAAATCTACAGATTTTATTGGTCTTTTAATTGATACAGAAGATGTTCAAGAGCTCTTTAAGTATTTCAAACAACCCGTTTCGGAGTATTGGCAAAATCATTACAATTTTGGTAAACCTGCAAAGCGTAAGATTTCTGAAATAGGCGACCAATCAATCGAAGGTATAATTATAAATACGGTCTCTCCATTTTTGTTTGCTTACGGCATGTTTAATGGTGCTGAATATTTGAAAATAAAATCAATAGAGTGGTTAGAACAGATATCGCCAGAGAATAATTCAATTATTGAGAAGTGGCGCGAATTGGGTGCCGAAATAACAAACGCTCGGCAGTCACAAGCGTACTTAGAGTTAAAAAATAGTTACTGTGATAAAAAACGGTGTCTCGAATGCAGAATTGGTTGCAGATTGGTTGCTGAAATATAG
- a CDS encoding tyrosine--tRNA ligase produces the protein MIKNFVEELRWRGMIHDIMPRTEEVLMKESVAGYVGIDPTADSLHIGHLVSIMMLRHFQEAGHKPILLIGGATGMIGDPSGKSEERNLLDVTTLRKNQEAIQKQAMHFLRFDDSANSAVVANNYDWMSKMSFLDFIRDIGKHITVNYMMSKDSVKKRISGEDREGMSFTEFSYQLVQGTDFLELYNTYNCKLQMGGSDQWGNITTGTELIRRKTGGEAFAITCPLITKSDGGKFGKTEQGNIWLDKNYTSPYQFYQFWINVSDEDAEKYIKIFTLLTKEEIEEIIEKHRTEPHLRYLQNRLAEEITIFVHGEEDLEVARKASQILFGNATQETLTQIDEKTFLSVFDGVPQFFVKKSELRSGVSVISLLAEKTKVFASKGELRRMVQGGGLSINKEKIDDTEQSINTDKLLNDKYLLIQKGKKNYTLIVCQ, from the coding sequence ATGATAAAAAATTTTGTTGAAGAACTCCGATGGCGTGGAATGATACACGATATAATGCCCAGAACCGAAGAGGTTTTAATGAAAGAGAGTGTTGCCGGATACGTAGGCATTGACCCTACTGCCGACTCTCTACATATAGGACACCTTGTTTCTATAATGATGCTCCGCCATTTTCAAGAAGCCGGACATAAACCCATTTTACTTATCGGTGGTGCCACAGGTATGATTGGCGATCCAAGCGGTAAAAGCGAGGAACGCAACCTCCTAGATGTAACCACATTACGCAAAAATCAGGAAGCAATTCAAAAACAGGCAATGCACTTTTTGAGATTCGACGATTCCGCCAACAGTGCCGTTGTTGCAAACAATTATGACTGGATGTCTAAAATGTCATTCCTTGATTTTATACGTGATATAGGCAAACATATAACCGTAAATTATATGATGTCTAAAGACAGCGTTAAAAAACGCATATCGGGCGAGGATCGTGAAGGAATGTCATTTACAGAGTTTTCGTACCAACTTGTACAAGGAACCGATTTCCTAGAACTATACAATACTTACAATTGCAAACTACAAATGGGCGGAAGCGACCAATGGGGCAATATCACAACTGGAACAGAGCTTATAAGAAGAAAAACCGGTGGCGAAGCTTTCGCAATTACTTGTCCTTTGATTACCAAATCTGATGGTGGAAAATTTGGAAAAACTGAACAGGGAAATATTTGGTTAGACAAAAATTATACATCACCATATCAGTTTTATCAGTTCTGGATTAACGTATCGGACGAAGATGCTGAAAAATATATCAAAATATTTACTCTGCTGACGAAAGAAGAGATCGAAGAAATAATCGAGAAGCATAGAACAGAGCCTCATTTAAGATATTTACAAAATCGTCTGGCTGAGGAGATTACAATTTTTGTTCACGGAGAGGAAGATTTGGAAGTTGCACGTAAAGCAAGTCAGATTTTGTTTGGCAATGCAACACAAGAGACACTTACCCAAATTGACGAAAAGACATTTCTATCAGTGTTCGACGGCGTACCACAATTTTTCGTCAAAAAATCAGAATTAAGAAGTGGTGTATCTGTTATCTCCCTTCTTGCCGAAAAAACTAAGGTTTTTGCTTCAAAGGGCGAGTTGCGAAGAATGGTTCAAGGCGGAGGATTAAGTATCAATAAAGAAAAAATTGATGATACCGAACAGAGTATCAACACCGACAAACTATTAAATGATAAATATTTATTGATACAAAAGGGTAAGAAAAACTACACGTTGATTGTTTGTCAATAG
- a CDS encoding CoA pyrophosphatase has protein sequence MNVSEFVEKINQGLKAGLPGEKTHRIMLPNQRSLTPTKDDDAKKSAVLILVDFNSQDPNLTFIERARYDGVHSGQIAFPGGKFEKSKDRTLIDTAIRETFEEVGYKAVEGQIVCELSKLYIEVSNTVIYPYVAIVPQLPVLKPNSIEVEDVFSVPLKKFTSKNINKGLFKGHDYMVEAPYWNVKGKRIWGATAMMVAELVGLLNENNTI, from the coding sequence ATGAATGTTTCGGAATTTGTTGAAAAAATCAATCAGGGATTAAAAGCTGGACTTCCAGGCGAAAAAACGCATCGGATAATGCTTCCTAACCAAAGGAGTCTAACACCTACTAAAGATGACGACGCTAAGAAAAGTGCAGTGCTAATATTAGTTGATTTCAACAGCCAAGATCCAAACCTGACATTTATTGAACGCGCTAGATATGATGGCGTTCATAGTGGTCAAATAGCCTTCCCGGGTGGTAAGTTTGAAAAATCGAAAGATAGAACTTTAATTGATACAGCTATACGGGAAACATTTGAAGAAGTTGGGTATAAAGCCGTAGAGGGTCAAATTGTGTGTGAACTATCGAAACTTTATATAGAAGTAAGTAATACTGTTATTTATCCGTATGTCGCAATTGTTCCGCAATTGCCTGTGCTAAAGCCAAATAGCATTGAGGTTGAAGATGTTTTCTCGGTTCCCCTAAAAAAATTTACCAGCAAAAATATTAACAAAGGCTTATTTAAGGGACATGATTATATGGTTGAAGCCCCTTATTGGAACGTTAAAGGCAAAAGAATATGGGGAGCTACTGCAATGATGGTTGCCGAACTTGTTGGCTTGTTGAACGAAAACAATACAATATAA